One Gossypium hirsutum isolate 1008001.06 chromosome A11, Gossypium_hirsutum_v2.1, whole genome shotgun sequence genomic window carries:
- the LOC107924758 gene encoding B3 domain-containing transcription factor NGA1 isoform X1 — MNTSKKPLFAEGKFWWWWVILMNFVQDEDHEKNDEVTRENTSNFPFSTSSSSATSKYKDTVAQQHQKHLWLGTLDSREDYKVQVPAIKFDKKLGQMDLSLGNNNEYQSNIGSCIGGDSGSTTRCIEKEHMFDKVVTPSDVGKLNRLVIPKQHAEKYFPLHSSSNEKGLLLNFEDRNGKSWRFRYSYWNSSQSYVMTKGWSRFVKEKKLDAGDTVSFQRGVGESGKHRLYIDWRRRPNAPDPTTLAHIQLQSQFNFPHSVRWGSLYSMPQPMCVPRNYEPLHCLNYSIYPNTHRQRQAITYGNAGQYYPRSSSGSHHHQIGAVQAGGAEPMVIDSVPVVQGNKTVAKRLRLFGVNMECPNTTQTESSSSFPHGTIGSDDSPHFSSFSRQSTLSNNNTSRQSGMQAEYSKKGKSSLSIDLDL; from the exons ATGAATACTTCCAAGAAGCCATTATTTGCAG AAGGTAAATTTTGGTGGTGGTGGGTCATCCTAATGAACTTTGTGCAAGATGAAGATCATGAGAAAAACGATGAAGTGACAAGAGAAAATACGAGCAACTTCCCGTTTTCCACTTCCTCTTCTTCTGCTACTTCAAAGTACAAAGATACTGTTGCTCAGCAACACCAAAAGCACCTGTGGTTGGGAACCTTAGATTCTCGAGAAGATTACAAAGTCCAAGTGCCTGCTATCAAATTTGACAAGAAACTAGGGCAGATGGACTTGTCACTTGGCAACAACAATGAATATCAATCAAATATTGGAAGCTGTATAGGCGGAGATAGTGGTAGTACTACAAGGTGTATTGAGAAAGAGCACATGTTTGATAAAGTTGTCACACCTAGCGATGTAGGCAAGCTCAACCGCCTCGTAATTCCAAAGCAACATGCCGAGAAGTACTTCCCTCTCCACTCTTCATCCAATGAGAAAGGGCTGTTGTTGAATTTCGAGGATCGAAACGGCAAGTCCTGGCGGTTCCGCTACTCATATTGGAATAGTAGCCAGAGTTATGTGATGACCAAAGGGTGGAGCCGTTTCGTCAAGGAAAAAAAGCTTGATGCTGGTGATACCGTCTCCTTTCAGCGGGGTGTTGGGGAGTCGGGAAAACACCGCTTATACATCGATTGGAGGCGCAGGCCTAATGCACCCGATCCAACAACGCTTGCACATATACAGCTCCAAAGTCAGTTCAACTTTCCTCACTCTGTCCGGTGGGGTAGCCTCTACTCCATGCCTCAACCCATGTGCGTGCCTCGGAACTATGAGCCTTTGCATTGCTTGAACTACAGCATATATCCTAACACTCATCGCCAGCGTCAGGCAATTACTTATGGCAATGCGGGGCAGTATTATCCAAGGTCATCATCTGGGTCACATCATCATCAAATTGGAGCAGTGCAAGCAGGAGGAGCGGAGCCTATGGTGATTGATTCGGTGCCCGTTGTTCAGGGTAATAAAACTGTAGCTAAAAGGCTAAGGTTGTTTGGTGTGAACATGGAGTGTCCTAATACTACACAAACTGAATCTTCCTCCAGTTTTCCTCATGGCACAATAGGTTCAGATGACTCTCCTCATTTCTCTTCGTTTTCCCGACAATCAACATTGTCCAATAATAATACTTCGCGACAGTCCGGAATGCAAGCTGAATATTCAAAGAAAGGAAAATCTTCCTTGTCCATTGATTTGGATCTCTGA
- the LOC107924758 gene encoding B3 domain-containing transcription factor NGA1 isoform X2, with protein MNTSKKPLFAGKFWWWWVILMNFVQDEDHEKNDEVTRENTSNFPFSTSSSSATSKYKDTVAQQHQKHLWLGTLDSREDYKVQVPAIKFDKKLGQMDLSLGNNNEYQSNIGSCIGGDSGSTTRCIEKEHMFDKVVTPSDVGKLNRLVIPKQHAEKYFPLHSSSNEKGLLLNFEDRNGKSWRFRYSYWNSSQSYVMTKGWSRFVKEKKLDAGDTVSFQRGVGESGKHRLYIDWRRRPNAPDPTTLAHIQLQSQFNFPHSVRWGSLYSMPQPMCVPRNYEPLHCLNYSIYPNTHRQRQAITYGNAGQYYPRSSSGSHHHQIGAVQAGGAEPMVIDSVPVVQGNKTVAKRLRLFGVNMECPNTTQTESSSSFPHGTIGSDDSPHFSSFSRQSTLSNNNTSRQSGMQAEYSKKGKSSLSIDLDL; from the exons ATGAATACTTCCAAGAAGCCATTATTTGCAG GTAAATTTTGGTGGTGGTGGGTCATCCTAATGAACTTTGTGCAAGATGAAGATCATGAGAAAAACGATGAAGTGACAAGAGAAAATACGAGCAACTTCCCGTTTTCCACTTCCTCTTCTTCTGCTACTTCAAAGTACAAAGATACTGTTGCTCAGCAACACCAAAAGCACCTGTGGTTGGGAACCTTAGATTCTCGAGAAGATTACAAAGTCCAAGTGCCTGCTATCAAATTTGACAAGAAACTAGGGCAGATGGACTTGTCACTTGGCAACAACAATGAATATCAATCAAATATTGGAAGCTGTATAGGCGGAGATAGTGGTAGTACTACAAGGTGTATTGAGAAAGAGCACATGTTTGATAAAGTTGTCACACCTAGCGATGTAGGCAAGCTCAACCGCCTCGTAATTCCAAAGCAACATGCCGAGAAGTACTTCCCTCTCCACTCTTCATCCAATGAGAAAGGGCTGTTGTTGAATTTCGAGGATCGAAACGGCAAGTCCTGGCGGTTCCGCTACTCATATTGGAATAGTAGCCAGAGTTATGTGATGACCAAAGGGTGGAGCCGTTTCGTCAAGGAAAAAAAGCTTGATGCTGGTGATACCGTCTCCTTTCAGCGGGGTGTTGGGGAGTCGGGAAAACACCGCTTATACATCGATTGGAGGCGCAGGCCTAATGCACCCGATCCAACAACGCTTGCACATATACAGCTCCAAAGTCAGTTCAACTTTCCTCACTCTGTCCGGTGGGGTAGCCTCTACTCCATGCCTCAACCCATGTGCGTGCCTCGGAACTATGAGCCTTTGCATTGCTTGAACTACAGCATATATCCTAACACTCATCGCCAGCGTCAGGCAATTACTTATGGCAATGCGGGGCAGTATTATCCAAGGTCATCATCTGGGTCACATCATCATCAAATTGGAGCAGTGCAAGCAGGAGGAGCGGAGCCTATGGTGATTGATTCGGTGCCCGTTGTTCAGGGTAATAAAACTGTAGCTAAAAGGCTAAGGTTGTTTGGTGTGAACATGGAGTGTCCTAATACTACACAAACTGAATCTTCCTCCAGTTTTCCTCATGGCACAATAGGTTCAGATGACTCTCCTCATTTCTCTTCGTTTTCCCGACAATCAACATTGTCCAATAATAATACTTCGCGACAGTCCGGAATGCAAGCTGAATATTCAAAGAAAGGAAAATCTTCCTTGTCCATTGATTTGGATCTCTGA
- the LOC107924764 gene encoding protein ARV 1, with protein MEYRCVQCGFRIKTLFVQYSPGNIRLMKCVNCKAVADEYIECELMIVLIDLILHKPKAYRHVLFNVLNHERTHFQGLLWKSLVGFLVLDAYRSLLVKRPEEEWGTSMSISSFFWIYRKMLMDVFLGNYMFLCSFLFAIRSLLKTSAQFSRFRDLLLAILISSYFKILLTAMMVWEFPPAVIYIIDLFVLSSNTVALKVMTKSTMNRCIGACFIAHAIKFCITQAFA; from the exons ATGGAATACCGGTGTGTCCAGTGCGGGTTTCGGATCAAAACCCTATTCGTTCAATACTCACCGGGAAACATTCGGTTGATGAAATGT GTGAACTGTAAAGCAGTTGCTGATGAATATATTGAATGTGAGCTCATG ATTGTTTTGATTGATTTAATATTGCACAAGCCAAAAGCATACAGACATGTACTTTTCAACGTTCTCAACCATGAAAGAACCCATTTTCAG GGTCTCTTGTGGAAGTCATTAGTTGGTTTCCTTGTACTGGATGCAT ACAGAAGTTTGCTTGTCAAAAGACCTGAGGAAGAATGGGGCACATCCATGagcatttcttcatttttttggaTATATCGTAAG ATGTTGATGGATGTATTTCTTGGGAACTATATGTTTCTGTGTTCTTTCCTTTTTGCAATCAGGAGCCTGCTCAAGACATCAGCTCAATTCTCCAG GTTCAGAGATCTGTTGCTTGCAATTCTAATTTCAAGTTACTTCAAGATTCTTCTCACTGCCATGATG GTTTGGGAGTTTCCACCTGCAGTGATTTACATCattgatttatttgttttatcatcTAATACAGTTGCACTAAAAG TGATGACCAAGTCAACTATGAATCGATGTATAGGGGCCTGCTTCATCGcacatgccataaaattttgtATAACACAAGCATTTGCTTAA